CACTCATTTTACTCGACCTGCAAGCGGAGTTCGCATTTGCACAATACACAATATTAATTTGACCACGTGTTAAAAAACTGAACATTCCACATACCATCTATCTTTTTGCACTCAAAAAATTTGAATGAAGTTGTAATAATACCTGTCAAGTTCTCAAACACGGCATGCATACAAAGCGATCAAATGATTAATAATCCTTTGTACATTTTCCCCTCCAATAAATGATGTAATCTGCCAGAAATTAGTCTGAAAAGAACGCGCTTTGAATCTAATCAATCTTGCGAAGAATTAATAGTGCAACCACACTCTGTAAACCGTGGTCTTTCATTCACGCACATGTAAAAGCTCGACCAATGCAATTGGAATTAACAGAGAAAGCAAAGATAAATGCCTCGGCTGGAGTCATTCACGACTGGCTCAGTAATCTGGAAAACTGGCCAAAGATTAATAGCAAGATCAAATCTATTGCTGTAGAGGGGAATAAGTGTATTGGCCAGCTTCAATTCAAAGGCAAAAACATCGACTTTGCTGGCATGGTTCCGGAAGATGACGACCCTCTAAAGGTCACCTGTAATCTAGTCGTGCAATCAGAACAGGAACAGCGAGCGCCCGATCATTTCACTGTGATCTACGAGATCATTCCCAAAGGTGGAAAAACTGAAATTATTGAACGCATTATTTTTGAGAAAGCAATCCCCTTTTGGGCCTGGCTACTGATAAAGTTGATAACGAAGTTTGGAAAACCGACAGGCAAAACCAATCTGCAACAAATTAAATCACATATTCCTACAATTGAATAAATGATATCAATAGATTGATTTAGAATCTCAATAGTCGTCTATTTTTTCTCTTTCAAGACAAACTCACCGTAATAGCCGATGTTGGATTTGTATTTTCCGCTGAGGGTCGCTCCTTTCATAAAGCCTGCCCACTGATATTTATGTCCTCGAATAGTGGCAGTCCCCGCGAGATTCAATTGATTACCATTTGGTCGAGATTGAAACGTAGCTTCATATTTAAACGGGTCCCCTTTGAACAACCCGGTAAATGTAGCCTTCCAGACTCCTTTGTCATCTGATGCCGCTACACACTTAAGTGGTCCACTTGTGTTATACTTGCGATTATTCCACTTCCCCTCCCAAGTTCGCTTTTCTCCCGCTTCCAAGATAGAGAGAGAACTCATCATACATAATGCAATCAATAAATAGCGTTTCATGATTGTCTTTCCCCCAAATATAAAGGCTTCGATTCCAAACTCAAAATTGTATCGCAGTACCAGTATTACATGATTCGACAAATGGTTCACAATTGCGACAAAATAATCAAAAAATATGCACTTGGCATTTTAGAGACCCATTTCTCATCGAATGGAGCCTTGTTTTCAGGTGGTTATTTACAGTTTGACACCACTGCGTCTCTCGCAAAACTCTGTGATCTGCGTCGCGCGCGTGCAGTTTTCCCCGTCTGCTTTCTTAGTTTACCAAATCTCAGCATATAAAGCGGAGACGAATATCCGGGAGTGCGGTGATTTGATACGAGCAAATCAGCGAGGTCAGAAGCTACTATTTTTAAGCACTGCGCCGCAATTTGAGATTCCGTTGTCTGGTGACCGACTGTGATCATTCCGCAAGGTAATCCTGAAACGAACGATTCATTCGAATTCACTCAGTTTATGGAATGTATAATTAATCGAAAGCTGCGTTTTTTATTCTGCTGATACCGACAGCTGCGAACGGTCTATTTTTAAGGCATGATTTAATGGAAATGATTCAACAATTTTAATGAAATCCGGAACCATTTGACGCGGCAGGTTTTTACGACAAATGGCATTCATTTCAGAAACTGATATTTGGTCAGTTTTGGAATTCAATTTGATATACAAAGCCAATCGAGTCCCCACATCTTTCGATTCGTACGGTACAGCTACTGCCTGCGAAATGGGGAATGATCTCAGGGCAAATTCTTCCAGATCAACCGGGTGCACTCGGTAACCAGAGATCTTGACTAACGCATTACGTCGTCCCTTGAGGATAATCCAGCCTGCCTCGTCCATCGTTGCCAGATCTCCTGTGTACAACCAACCGTTTCTGATGCGCTGTCTCGTTTCTGTCGCATCGCGCCAATATCCTCGCATGACATTGGCACCTTTGGCACGCAGCTCTCCCACAGTTCCCGGCTCAGTCGTACGTCCTTTTTCATCCACTACTTCCAGAATCACTCCTGGAATCGCGCGACCAATGCACCCGTCAGCTAACTCGGGCAGATCTTCAGGAGGCACATAAGCTAGGCGGGCCGTTGCCTCTGTCTGACCATACATCACATAAAAGCGAGCGGGGACAATACACTGACTGATTTCAACAGAAAGCGCGTGCGGCAATGCACCACCGGCTACCGACATATAGCGTAATGAGGAAAGATTGGCTTTCTTAAAAGACGTTCGCTCTAATAAAGTCCGGAATAAATCTGGTACTGCAGACAGACTGGTACAACGATGAAAAATCGCAGCTTTCACAATGCTCTCTGGAAACAAGGCGTTACCATCTAAAACTAAGTGCGCACCCAACAAGATATGTGACTGCAAGATGGAATTTCCAAACGCATGATGAAATGGTAGCATACATAAAGGACGCTCATCCATTTTCAATTCAAGATACTCCTGAATCGACTGGGCATTCGAAATCAAGTTGGAATGACTGAGCATCACCCCTTTGGGCTTACCACTGGAACCAGCTGTGAAAAAAATCGCAGCCAGATCATCTGCGGTGGTGACAATGGGCTTTGGAGGAATCGTTTGGTTTTGTGCCCCTAACTCATCATTACAGATGGTATCACTCTGAAGTCCTTTTAAGTCAGGCTGTCGACTCAGAACCTGCGAAGTCGAAATAATATAAAAGGCTTCTGTTGATTCGAGAATCTTCTGAAGTGTTCCTCGCTCTGTATTAGCGGGCAAAGGGACTACAACTCCCCCCGACATTAAGATTCCATAAAACGCGGCAATATAAGCGATCGAGTTAGGCACTAAGAGAATCACACGATGGCTTGGCTGATATTCAGGATGACTTTGGAGTTGATCAGATATTTTTTGGGCCGCAGACAGCAGGCTATGATACTTCCACGATGCTACAGAATTCGAAATCGCAGGTCGGTCCGCATGGCGGGTTGCGACGTCACAAAACAGCTCTCCCAAGCTGAAACGAGACGTTGTTTCCTGACTCTCAACGGGGTTGAACTGATAGTCCCAGTTTGAATCAATTCCACTCTTGATAAACAACAGTTTTGATAAAAAATCAGTGGTAGAGTTCATACGAAGTCATCTTGACTAGATCGGCGTGTTTTAGAGCTTCACTCTGATCATTTTGTCTTGCGTTTTATACATCTCACCCGAACAAAACGAGTTTATCCCAAACAACAGTCCGGAATAATATCCCTCATAAATATCGGGCTTCTGGTATCGCTGTTCTTCTATAAACTTAGGTCACTTCCTCCTTTTTAAAATACCCATCAACACAAACAACCTAAACATCCTATTTACACAGAGATTGCAAACGGACTTTCTGCTAAATTTCAGAAATAGAGGTAATTGAACTCATGCAAAAAATAACAATCTCTGTCATTTGAACAATGAGCAGGGCAAAGGGAGTGATTGTCCCTCTGGCAATTCTGGCGAACGTCACAACTGCAAATCCATCAAATATAATATTCGATGACATGCTCTTCTTCGACAGAGAATCGATAATCATGTCCCGGCGTAACCAATGCGACATCGTCCAGGAGCAATTGAGCGACTCGCATCGCCTGACCACGTAATTCCGGAACGGCCGTTGTTTCCCAAAGTGTCCCTTTCATCAAAGGACCAATGGCAAACAAAGACTCAGATGGATTTCCTTCCGCATTCATCACAGCAAAATCTGCGGCCACATCAATGCCCATGTCCAGTTCATCGGGTCGAATCAATCCCCGTTTCAACAGGTTTTGAAACAATGGGACACTGGTGTCTGAAAAACCGCTGTTGGGACCCGTGCAATTTACAACCAGTCCCCCAGACAGCAACTGCTCGTTTCCCGATCTGTCTTGAAGTGCTACTTCCACTTTGTCACCTTGCTCTCTCAGTCCGGAAATTCGACCACGCATCACACGTAATCGCCCCTCCGTAATGGCTTCTGTGACCCGTTGATGAATGGGTTGGGCGATTCGGTGACGAATCACATTCCAGCGTGCTGCATAACGTTTGAGAAACTCCTGTTTTTCGGACACCAGAAACTGCTGCCAGATGCGCTGGGTATGTGGTCGCAAACGATCTACAACGATTCCCGGATTCTCACCGATCCGTTGCAGTTGTCGACAATGCTTTTCCAACAATTCGACAAGCTTCTCAAGTCCCAGTTTTTCCGGTTCGGGTGGGAGAAAATCGGGATACTCGATTCCACGAAAATGGGCCTGGGGAATCATCCCATTATGGGAAATCGCGATGATATTCCCCTCCCATTCCTGCTCGCTGAGCGTCAGGAAGACATCGACCATCGATAGCCCTGTTCCCAGGACAATAACGTCCTCCTTCGAATCAGGAATTTGTTCCATCCAGTTTCCCCACGGATCTGGCGAATAAGCGGGGTGTGAAAACGAGTGATCAGAAAATGCGACAGGTGAGGGAGGCTGATTGCCGGTGGCAAGCAGGACACGGTCCGCTTCGACCGTTTCCCCATCTTTGAGAGTGATCTCTGCACATCCATCATAATTGAGTTCAATATCTACGGCTTCATTTTCGATCACATGAATTTCAGCAGGATGGTGACTATCGATGGGCTGCATATAGTTTGACAATATACTGCGCAAGTAGTCTCCATAGATTCGCCGTGGTACGTATGTCTCACGAAGTTGGGGATCTGGTAAGTCGCTATAATCAACGCGTGTTCGGAGCCAGTCGAGGAAATGGTTGGCATGATCGGGAACAGCCGACATATTTCGAGCTGCTACATTCAGTAGATGCTCTTCGCGCTTCGTACCATAGGCCACGCCACGTCCCAGTGGATATTTATCATTGATCAGTTGAATGCAAAGAGGACCTGTGCTCAGTCGCGCCAAATTGACGGCTGCCATTGTTCCACTGAACCCTCCACCAATAATCGCCACTTTCTTCATGAGTTTCTGATCCTTTCGCGCTGTTCATTGGCAGTTGAAAATATTTCTGGCCAACAGAAGTCATTCACTTTTTGCTTCTGGTAAATTCAGTTCAATCAGACTCAGAGAGTCATTCCAATTGTACACGGAACAAGTCCCCAGCAACAGACTGGCAGCGATGAATCTCTGTTTAATGCGAGTGTGAATTTGAGAACCGTTTAGGTGCCTTGTTTGACAATCGGCGTTTTCTTACCGTGTTTGTCAATGGCCACATAAGTAAACGCAGCCTCAGTGACTTTAAAACTGGGACAATCGTAATCTTCATGGCGCAGCACCGGCTCCACCCAGACTTCAAGTTGCAGTTTAATAGATGTCGTACCAATTCTTTCAACCGTTCCATAACAACATACGACATCCCCTACCTTGACGGGTCGAATGAATTTCATCGATTCAACGGCAATGGTTACTGTGCGCGTACTTGAAATCTCTTTCGACATGATTCCACCAGCGATATCCATCTGTGACATGATCCAGCCGCCAAAAATGTCTCCGTTCGCATTGGTGTCGGCGGGCATCGCCAGGGTTCGCAGAATCAGCTTCCCATCGGGCAATTCACAGACTTCTTCCATCAGTTTCCATCCTCAGTCTATTTTGCAAACATTCACGCTCATGTGGCTTTACCACAGAGACCAATATGGTTCTCATTCCACTATGCAGAGTGTGGTGGACGGCCATTATTTTTGGCCACATGCCCTCCCCAGACAAGCAGATTCTTACTGCAATCATCCCGGTCGATGAGCACTTCAATGAAGGCAGGACCATCATGGGCCACCGCTTGTTGAATCGCATCGTCCAGTTCCCCTTCTGTACCAGCCTTGCAACCCCAGCCATTTCCATCTTCTGCATTGAAGACATTCACCAGTTCCGCGTAATTCCAGTTCTTAATGGTATTGTACGGTCCATCATGAATTTCCACTTCAATTGTATAACCACCATTGTTGATCAGGAAAATGATCGGTTTCAATCCGTAACGGATGATCGTGGAGACTTCCTGAGCCGTCAGTTGAAACGAGCCATCTCCAATCAGAGCAATCGGACGTTGATTCGGTGCACCGATACTATAACCCAGCGTGGCACCAACGGACCAGCCGATCGAACCGTATTGCATTTGGACTTCAAACCGTGAACCTGTCGGCAAATCGAGCTGAATTCCATTGAACCACGAATCACCCGTCTCCGCGATCACTGCGGAATCGGGGCCTAACATCTGTTGAATGCGTGAAAAGAGTTGACGTGTGGAAAGAGGTGTTTCCGGCGCCCCGGGGCGGAGTGGCGTCACTTCTTCCTGAATTCGTTTATAGGCCACCATCGATGCATCATTCGGTTTCAGTTTCGTGGAAAGTGACTCAAGAAAGTCTGCTAATTTGACATTACTGAAAGTACGGTCGGGGAACACTACACTGTTCGGTAAGGCTTGTATGACTTGCGTCGGATTAATTAAAGCCGCGTGTCCTGTGGTGGTGTAATCAGTAAATGTAGGACCGGCAAACAAACAGAGATCTGCAGAATCGACAATTTCTCCACAGCCGGGTGAACCCACGGGACCCCAGTAGATTCCGATGTAGTTCGCATGCTGTTCGTCAAAAAAACCTTTTGCGTTGGGCATTGTGGCGATTGCATACCCCGACGCATCCGCGAGTTTATGAAAGTGTTCCTCTGCTCCAAACGAACGTAGTTTGACTCCCGCGACCATCACAGGTTTGACTGCTGCATTGAGTAGCTCTGCCGCGTGTTCGACGGCGGCGTTTAACGACAGTGGATCACTGGCCGTCGGTCCCCCGAACTCTCGTACGGTCGGTTCTGCAGTCACAGCCGAAGCGATGTTGCAGGCAATCTCAATATAAACAGGCTTGCGAAAACGAAGTGCCGTTTGAATGGCATGATCAATTTGAGCAGGCGCTTCGCGAGGATCATGGATCGTGACCGCTTCGGCAGTCACCTTTGAAAAGATATCACGTTGATAGTCATAATCGAGCGTCCCCAACGTGTGATGTAACATTTCAAATTCGGATTCCGAATTGGTATTCGGCCCTCCCGAAACGGCAATCACAGGCAAGTCTTCTGCATACGCCCCCGCAATGGCATTGAGCAGACTCAAACCTCCGACACTATAAGTAACGAAGACAGCACTGGCACCTCCTGTGGCCCGCGCATATCCATCGGCGGCATACCCTGCGTTCAATTCATTACAGCAGGAAATCATCTGCATATTTTTGTTTTCCAGCAGCTTGTCAAGCAAGACGAGATTATAGTCACCCGGCACAGCAAAGTAATGCTGTAAACCGATTTCTTCCAACCGTGAAGCAAGATAGGAACCAACTGTAGTAGTGCAATGATCAGACATGAAATTTCCTTATATCAATTGATGCGCATATCATCCTAAGATGCAACATGACTTGCTGTGTTAATACTCTGGTTTCCACATGGTTTGCTCAATCCGCTGATTAATTTCATCGGGAGTAACGGAGTCAGCCACACCAGCTTCAATCGCAGCTGCGGCAACGGCCTTTGCAATATGTCGCCCGACTTCGCGAATGTTAGTCAATGGAGGCAGTAACGATGCAGTGGGGTCTTTGAGCGCCGGCGAAGTTTCTTTCAGTGCTGATGCCGCTGCCATGAACATAGAATCGGTAACACGCCGTGCCCGAGAAGCCAGAATACCCAGCCCCATCGCAGGGAAAATATAACTATTGTTACATTGTGCGATAGTATGGGTCACACCATTAAATTCGACAGGATCAAAAGGGCTGCCGGTGGCGATCACCGCTTTCCCATCAGTCCACTTCAGTAAGTCGGCTGGAGTCGCTTCTGCCCGTGAAGTCGGATTCGAAAGTGGAAAGATTACAGGTCGTTCCACGTGTTTAGCCATTTCGCGAATAATGTCCTCAGAAAAGGCGCCCGTTTGTCCGGTTGCTCCGATCAGCACTCCCGGCTTGCTGTTGCGAACCACATCTGCAAAAGAGATCGCCCCCGACACATCGCAGTCCCAGCCGTTTAGATTTTCAGGTGACTGCGCCAACTGTTGATGCAGTTCGTCCAGATCCGTTCGGCCAGAATGCAGTAAACCATCTTTGTCGATCACGTAGAAACGCGAACGGGCTTCCGGTTCGCTCATTCCCGCGAGTAACATGGCCTGTTTCAGTTGTAAACAGATCCCCACGCCGGCAGAGCCTGCTCCCAACATGACAATCTGCTGGTCTTTCAGATCACCCCCGGAAGCGGCAATCGCAGCCAGAATCGTACCTGTTGTCACAGCGGCTGTGCCCTGGATATCATCGTTAAACGTACAAAGATCATTGCGGTACTGATCGAGAATTCGCTCGGCGTCGACGGATGCAAAGTCCTCCCATTGTAAAAGCACATTGGGGAACCGCTTCTTGACGGCTGCAACAAATTGCCCGATGAAAGCATCATACTCAGCGCCTTTAATCCGATTCTCGCGCCAACCCATATAACGCGGGTCGTCCAACCGTTCCTGATTATTGGTTCCCAGATCCAAGACAATTGGTAATGTTCTGGCAGGATCGACCCCACCACACAAAGTGTAGAGCGATAGTTTTCCAATCGGAATGCCCATACCACCCACTCCCTGGTCACCCAGGCCAAGGATGCGTTCACCGTCGGTCACCACAATCACATCGACATCGCGTTGCACATTTTCGAAGATGGCATCCATGGAATCACGTTCGGGATAAGAGATGAAGATCCCGCGCGGGCGTCGGTAGATATGGCTGAACCGCTGGCAGGCCAATCCTACAACGGGCGTATAAACAATGGGCATCATCTCGGTGATATGCTCCAGCAGCAAGCGATAGAACAATGTTTCGTTTTCGTCCTGAAGCTGTCTCAGAAAGATATGCTTGTCAATATTGTCATGGAAATCACAGAACGCCTCATACGCACGATCCACCTGTTCGTCGAGCGTATCGACGTGCGGAGGCAACAAACCGAGCAGTCCATTTTCGATTCGTTCCTGTTCGGTAAATGCAGTTCCCTTATTCAAAATTGGATCCTCAATCAACAAGGTTCCTTTTTTCTGAATTGTATTTCCCTCTGTTGACCGTCCTGAATTCATGGCAAGATTTGTCCCGATGTGAAAAAAACGGATTGATAATGAGTCGATCAAAAGCTGTGACCCGCAGCTACCGAAAGGTCAGGCATAGAATAATGTATAAGCAGTCTGTCTGTCGATGTTACTCTCAAGAAAGTCGGACGATTCCTTCAAGCTAACGGCATTCATGCCAAAATGCCCAGGAATTGACTGATCTCCAAAAATGCTTACTTTGCATTGTGTGACGTAATGCCGGAAATTACATCATCAGCATTTCACTCAGATAAACTTGAAAGTCTCTGTCTGATCTCCCATTGTTGGAACATTCAATATTGTGTTAGTACCAATGTCACTGTTAGAACTACCTGATCAAAATCTGACAAGAATCTCGCGATGAGTTGTTAACAGACGCGCTGGTCTCAATCATGAAATTACAACAGCCTTCAAAATGGAGCACGACTGGAGTCTCTCGTTGCCAGTGACGATCTCGAAGATCTAATAAAAAATGTTTCGTGATCAGCTGAGAATTCTTATCCTTCGAGATTTTCTTGCTTCAATTACAACTATTGTTTGTGTCAAGTTCGTCTTACGACTATAATAATAAATATTGTTAATTTATTGTTATTTGAACTCATCCCTCCTTACAACACAACCCTCCTGAATTTCCTGCTGATAAGGCTCTCTGATGAATCCACTACTTAAGCTGATTGCGTTTTGTTCTGCCATCTTTCTCACTACCCGAGTTAATGCCACAGAAGATCTGAATGTCCTCCCCCCCGCGACTGGCAAAATAGCTGAGGTCGGGCATGTTTATCATGCGTTGCAGCAGCAAAGTTATGATGCTTCTGCGAAACGCCAGGCTGAATACGAAGCATTAAAAACCCCTGAACAATGTGAAGCCTATCAAAAACGAATGAAGGAATTCTTTCGAACACAAATCGGAGGCTTCCCTGAACGCACACCGTTGAACCCGCGCATCATTGGCCGCCTGAAAGGGAAAGGGTTTCGTGTCGAAAATGTGATTTACGAAAGCTGGCCCGGCCATCATGTGACCGCGAATCTTTATCTACCCACATCAAAGCCTCCCTATCCCGGTGTGCTCATTCCTTGCGGACATAGCCATGATGGGAAAGCCGATGATCGCTATCAGCGCGTCTGTATGTTACTGGCTCAAAATGGAATGGCGGCGATTTGTTACGATCCTATCGGACAGGGAGAACGCTATCAGGTGCTTTCTAAACAACCGAATGAATTTTTCCGAGGCACAAAACGATATCGTCCGCCTCATCCGCAGGTTCAGTTTTATTGCACTGCAGAACATACACTGATGTCAGTCAGTTCGATTCCCCTGGGAAGTAACGCTGCCCGTTATCGCATCTGGGATGGAATGCGCAGTATCGATTATTTAGTCAGTCGTCCTGATATCGATCCGAAACAAATCGGTTGTGCAGGAAACTCGGGTGGGGGAACTCTTACCAGTTACCTGATGGCCCTTGATGATCGCGTCAAATGCGCAGCTCCGGGTTGTTACTCCACCATGTATCGGTCATTAATCGATTTTAATGGTCCTCAAGACGGGGAGCAGATTATTTTTGGACAACTGGCTTATGGATTGGATATTCCTAATTATACTTTGATGCGGGCTCCCAAACCGACCTTAATCTGTGCCGCCACCCATGACAGCACCTTTAAGATCGAAGGGACCTGGGAATTGTTCCGCGAAGCCAAACGTTTTTATACACGAATGGGATACGCCGAGCGTGTCGATCTCATCGAAGCGGATGCACCACATGGCTTTGGTCTGAAACTGCGTGAAGGAACCGCACGCTGGATGAGTCGCTGGCTACTGAATAAAGAAAACGCGATCTTCGAAGGCGAATTGCCTGTATTCACCTATCAGGAATTGCAATGTTCGCAGTCAGGACAAATTTTACTGGATGCCGGCGAGCGTTCGCTGTTTGAAATTAATCAGGGTTTAAATCAAGAACTGGCAGAAGAGCGTATTAAACAGTGGGCAAACATGGATCTGAATACCGCCCGTAAAAAAGTGCGTGATATCACCAACATTACAAAACTGGATGACCTTCATCGGCCAGAATTCAAAGAAGTCGGCACCATCAAACGTAAAGGCTATCATATCAAGAAAATGATTCTGACCCCTGAACATGGTGTGCCTCTGCCAGCACTGTTGTTCCATCCCGATGATGTCTCAGGTGAAATCGTGCTCTATCTCAACGGAGCAGGGAAGCAAGTTGACGCTGCACTGGGAGGAAAAATCGAACAACGTATGAAACAAGGTGATGTCGTCATGGCCCTTGATGTTCGCTGCATTGGCGAAACTTCACGTAAAAACAACCGGCGGATTAACTGGGCCCATGGTTTACTTGGTCCCAATTACCATGAATTTGCACTGGCATTTCTGTTGGGGGATTCGATGGTTAAATTACGGGCGGAAGACATTCTGGTTTCAGCACGATTTCTTTCGGAATACCAATCAAAAGCAAAGCCAAGAAAAATTGAACTGACGGCCATCGGAGAAACGGCCATCCCCGCCTTGCATGCGGCGGCTTTGGAGCCAGATCAGTTCTCGCAGGTTAATTTAAGTTACATGATCCCTTCCTGGGGTGAGGTTGTCAAAACACCCGAAACTCATAATCAGTTAATCAACACGGTTCATGGTGCGTTAAAAGTGTATGACTTGCCAGACCTGATCAAATTAGCCGGAGCGTCCAAAGTCAAAGTCTCTCATCCCGCTTCCGTCACAGAAAATCTGGCTGCAAAAGATCAATAAAAGTACCGGCTGTTACTAAAGAACGCTAAGCAACTGCATTCAGTGAACCACGCTGGACAAAGCCCTCTGCGCCCTTAATAATGGATTTTCTGGACTTATTATTTCATAACATGCTCAACACAGCCAATACGTTTGGCTGCCTGTGCTCGATAGGAGAATATTAAATGCAATCACTAACCCGCCGGATGGCTTTGAAACTCTTTGCCTTGGGAACCACCCTTTTCGGATTCAAAAAACCAACGTCGGTTTCTGCCTCTGAAAAGAGAGAGGAGCCCTCCGTCATCGGTCGCTGGAATAAAACCCACGATCGAGTCTGGCTGGGAGAAGAATTCTGGGCTAATCCCATGGAAGATTGGCGGATTGTGGATGGGGCTGCTGAATGCCAGTCAACCGGAGGGAGCCGCAATGTGCAACTTGTGACTCACCAATTGACTAACACCGATGCTGCTTTTGAGATGTCAGTCCGAGTGAGTCAGGTCGAAAAGAAACAGCAGGATGGCGGTGTTGGTTTTCGAGTGGGTGTCAAAAGTGATATCAATGAATATCGCAGTAATTGTTTTGCCAGAAGCGGAATCAAGGCTGGTCTGGTGGCGGGAACGATGGTGCTTGGGAACAAGCAGCAAAAGTTAAGTCAGCCCGCTAACATGAAAGACTGTATCTTAACGCTCATCGGCAAGCCGCAGGGGGAAAAGTACGCATTGACTTTAATTGTGTCCAATCCCGAGTCTGATAAACCTCTCGGTTCGCTCACACAAAGTTTTCCCAAGCAGGCGATTCTCGGAAATGTGGCACTTGTCAGTAACTTTGATGCCCGGTTTAAACGCAAGATTGGCGCACGCTATCGCTTCCGCGACTGGTCCGTTTCCGGTGATGCGTTCACAGTCTCTCCCGAGCATAAGTTCGGTCCGATTTTATGGTCCCAGTATACACTCAGTGATTCTCGAAGCCCTGAAGGTTTCGTGATGAAGCTCAGCGCTTTGACGGGGCCTTTAGGCGAAAAAGATAACAAAGAGGTCGAATTATTCATCAAGCAAGCGGGCGAATGGAAATCGCTGGGAACTGCGCCACTGGATACCGATGCCTGGACGGCAACCTTTCGCATCCCTAACTGGAATGAAAAAGAAACAACGCCCTTCAAATTGGTTTATAAAGAAAAACATACGGATGGCACTGAAAGCACCACAGAACGAACCGGCATCATTCGAGAAAATCCCGAAGGTCGCCCTCTGCGGTTGGGGGCATTGACCTGTCAGAAAGACTACGGATTTCCTTACGAACCAGTGGCGAATAACTTGCTGAAAGTCGATCCTGATTTACTCTATTTCTCCGGTGATCAGCTTTATGAAGATCATGGTGGTTTCGGCCTGATTCGTGACCCCGCGGGACCTGCGATTTTGAACTACCTCCGTAAGTTCTACATGCATGGCTGGGCCTTTGGTGAAGCGATGCGGGACCGCCCCACGGTCTGTATTCCCGATGACCACGATGTCTTCCAGGGAAACATCTGGGGAGAAGGGGGTATGAAGATGACAGAAGGTTCAACTTCCTCCAAAGGAGGCTACCGAGAACCGGCGCGGATGGTTAACGTCGTTCACAAAACCTGTGCCGGGCATCATCCCGATTACTATGACCCCACTCCCTGCAAACAAGACATCAGCGTTTACTATGGCGATATGGTCTATGGTGGAGTCAGTTTTGCAATCCTGGGAGACCGGCAATTCAAAAGTGGTCCGGAACGCGTCGAGACGGGTAGCGGTAGAGCAGACCATGTCAGTGATCCGAACTTTGAT
The Gimesia aquarii DNA segment above includes these coding regions:
- a CDS encoding NAD-dependent malic enzyme, whose amino-acid sequence is MNSGRSTEGNTIQKKGTLLIEDPILNKGTAFTEQERIENGLLGLLPPHVDTLDEQVDRAYEAFCDFHDNIDKHIFLRQLQDENETLFYRLLLEHITEMMPIVYTPVVGLACQRFSHIYRRPRGIFISYPERDSMDAIFENVQRDVDVIVVTDGERILGLGDQGVGGMGIPIGKLSLYTLCGGVDPARTLPIVLDLGTNNQERLDDPRYMGWRENRIKGAEYDAFIGQFVAAVKKRFPNVLLQWEDFASVDAERILDQYRNDLCTFNDDIQGTAAVTTGTILAAIAASGGDLKDQQIVMLGAGSAGVGICLQLKQAMLLAGMSEPEARSRFYVIDKDGLLHSGRTDLDELHQQLAQSPENLNGWDCDVSGAISFADVVRNSKPGVLIGATGQTGAFSEDIIREMAKHVERPVIFPLSNPTSRAEATPADLLKWTDGKAVIATGSPFDPVEFNGVTHTIAQCNNSYIFPAMGLGILASRARRVTDSMFMAAASALKETSPALKDPTASLLPPLTNIREVGRHIAKAVAAAAIEAGVADSVTPDEINQRIEQTMWKPEY
- a CDS encoding alpha/beta hydrolase family protein, translating into MNPLLKLIAFCSAIFLTTRVNATEDLNVLPPATGKIAEVGHVYHALQQQSYDASAKRQAEYEALKTPEQCEAYQKRMKEFFRTQIGGFPERTPLNPRIIGRLKGKGFRVENVIYESWPGHHVTANLYLPTSKPPYPGVLIPCGHSHDGKADDRYQRVCMLLAQNGMAAICYDPIGQGERYQVLSKQPNEFFRGTKRYRPPHPQVQFYCTAEHTLMSVSSIPLGSNAARYRIWDGMRSIDYLVSRPDIDPKQIGCAGNSGGGTLTSYLMALDDRVKCAAPGCYSTMYRSLIDFNGPQDGEQIIFGQLAYGLDIPNYTLMRAPKPTLICAATHDSTFKIEGTWELFREAKRFYTRMGYAERVDLIEADAPHGFGLKLREGTARWMSRWLLNKENAIFEGELPVFTYQELQCSQSGQILLDAGERSLFEINQGLNQELAEERIKQWANMDLNTARKKVRDITNITKLDDLHRPEFKEVGTIKRKGYHIKKMILTPEHGVPLPALLFHPDDVSGEIVLYLNGAGKQVDAALGGKIEQRMKQGDVVMALDVRCIGETSRKNNRRINWAHGLLGPNYHEFALAFLLGDSMVKLRAEDILVSARFLSEYQSKAKPRKIELTAIGETAIPALHAAALEPDQFSQVNLSYMIPSWGEVVKTPETHNQLINTVHGALKVYDLPDLIKLAGASKVKVSHPASVTENLAAKDQ
- a CDS encoding alkaline phosphatase D family protein, producing the protein MQSLTRRMALKLFALGTTLFGFKKPTSVSASEKREEPSVIGRWNKTHDRVWLGEEFWANPMEDWRIVDGAAECQSTGGSRNVQLVTHQLTNTDAAFEMSVRVSQVEKKQQDGGVGFRVGVKSDINEYRSNCFARSGIKAGLVAGTMVLGNKQQKLSQPANMKDCILTLIGKPQGEKYALTLIVSNPESDKPLGSLTQSFPKQAILGNVALVSNFDARFKRKIGARYRFRDWSVSGDAFTVSPEHKFGPILWSQYTLSDSRSPEGFVMKLSALTGPLGEKDNKEVELFIKQAGEWKSLGTAPLDTDAWTATFRIPNWNEKETTPFKLVYKEKHTDGTESTTERTGIIRENPEGRPLRLGALTCQKDYGFPYEPVANNLLKVDPDLLYFSGDQLYEDHGGFGLIRDPAGPAILNYLRKFYMHGWAFGEAMRDRPTVCIPDDHDVFQGNIWGEGGMKMTEGSTSSKGGYREPARMVNVVHKTCAGHHPDYYDPTPCKQDISVYYGDMVYGGVSFAILGDRQFKSGPERVETGSGRADHVSDPNFDSSKLDKPGLELLGDRQEKFLEHWCDDWRAHNIKVLLSQTVFAGVATHHGGYKGYLKADLDSGSWPQTARNRTVRILRKGMPLHVNGDQHLTTLSQYGADEQRDSCWSFCTPAISAGYPRWWRPDEVNMPHKNRPKHGRDNTGEYIDGFGNKVYVYAVGNPEPGTEKNRYDLAHQKGSGFGLVLIDPKTKTYTLNCYRFLVDVNDGKESNQFPGWPVTLHQKENGGNNLLG